From Amycolatopsis sp. cg9, one genomic window encodes:
- a CDS encoding aldo/keto reductase produces the protein MEYRRLGASGLAVSEIAYGNWLTHGGPGCVAAALDAGVTTFHTAAAWDGGAAEEAYGAVFSGLDRDELVLCTGVFWPEGPGPNAAGLSRKHVIASCEGSLRRLRTDHVDVYQLLRFDYRTPVAETFLTLSDLVRQGKIRYVGTSEWTAEQLLQAHEAAQRYDVPLIANQPHYSMLWRVAEAQVMPVGDRIGVGQFASVPLAQGVLTGKYRDGRIPAGSRAAGPAYARPLLMPELLERVELLRGVADDAGLTMAQLALAWTLQHETVAATVTGASTPEQVTENAKAAGVRLDLDVLTRIDHLLGSFVQTDPRLVWSPPAQPR, from the coding sequence GTGGAGTACCGCAGGCTCGGCGCGAGCGGGCTCGCCGTCAGCGAGATCGCGTACGGCAACTGGCTGACGCACGGCGGACCCGGCTGCGTCGCCGCGGCGCTGGACGCCGGCGTCACGACGTTCCACACCGCCGCGGCGTGGGACGGCGGCGCGGCCGAAGAGGCCTACGGCGCAGTGTTTTCCGGCCTGGACCGCGACGAACTGGTTCTGTGCACCGGGGTGTTCTGGCCGGAGGGCCCGGGCCCGAACGCCGCCGGGCTGAGCCGCAAGCACGTGATCGCGTCCTGCGAGGGCTCGCTGCGGCGGCTGCGCACCGACCACGTCGACGTCTACCAGCTGCTGCGCTTCGACTACCGGACGCCGGTCGCGGAGACGTTCCTGACGTTGTCGGACCTGGTGCGGCAGGGGAAGATCCGGTACGTCGGCACGTCGGAGTGGACGGCCGAGCAGCTGCTGCAGGCCCACGAAGCCGCGCAGCGGTACGACGTCCCGCTGATCGCCAACCAGCCGCACTACTCGATGCTGTGGCGGGTGGCGGAGGCGCAGGTCATGCCGGTCGGCGACCGGATCGGCGTCGGGCAGTTCGCCTCGGTGCCGCTCGCGCAGGGCGTGCTGACCGGCAAGTACCGCGACGGGCGGATCCCGGCGGGCTCCCGCGCGGCCGGGCCGGCGTACGCGCGGCCGTTGCTGATGCCGGAACTGCTGGAGCGCGTGGAACTGCTGCGCGGCGTCGCTGACGACGCCGGCCTGACGATGGCGCAGCTCGCGCTGGCGTGGACGCTGCAGCACGAAACGGTCGCCGCGACGGTGACCGGGGCGAGCACGCCCGAGCAGGTCACGGAGAACGCGAAGGCCGCCGGCGTCCGGCTCGACCTCGACGTCCTGACCCGGATCGACCACCTGCTCGGCAGCTTCGTCCAGACCGACCCGCGGCTGGTGTGGTCCCCGCCCGCGCAGCCGCGCTGA
- a CDS encoding CHAT domain-containing protein, giving the protein MNLLDSIHPVAPAHRTDWLVTRIRLASTLAAISTEITGDVPAGLAGLDDVRLLIDAVTDPVLKAELSASLNHNYAMKLMTVGRNEDSIGYFEESLEHHEYRLAHGTNPAARMGAFVQTLSARGWSHAKLGNVREAHGDLTRALELAEKHELRVEAADVRRSLGVLAHRTGDLPEALRLYQIGERTYQALGLEVPLQLRLEQAQALMAAGLADEAGGHLDDALAMMNEQHNVTRKRANAELHRASAALMNDELVLARGMAASARRGMLKVGCRTCVANATLIGLQADVRETLRSGAIPAALPTRALRIAAKMPAPLLTEQAATARMLAVRLDIRRGNLRRAVETLRTVPRPGQLTPIDYRMLRRLCRAELAVAQGRQAKALTEIRSGLTELDAVRDRMGGLDLVSGTALHGQELADLAVKLVLERNDARRLFVWLERTRAQTYRYEPLSAGTDPELAASVAEVRGLGQAIQEAQHDGHPIAGLRAKYNERLREAQRLGWHTGRWGRPRPVAGLPEVVARLGERAMISFAASGDELVAVVVAGGECRLVRLGSAGAAAESARVLNVDLDALAPDNLPERLAEVVMASARKQADKLDAQLIQPLAELFGERDLVIVPTGPLYAVPWGVLPGLRGRPTVVAPSATAWLAAELTKLTRARRIVLVRGPGLAGARGELEKLTTHYRTATTMTGAKATVKSVLRAMDGAKLAHFAAHGAHEPENALFSRLELADGALFGHEMAGLRQPPRQVVFAACELALNRIRPGDEALGFASALLASGSRTVIAPLSRVGDLASAAAMDDYYRALAERESPALALADAIAVDPFRRPFVCLGAG; this is encoded by the coding sequence ATGAACCTGCTCGACTCGATCCACCCCGTGGCGCCGGCCCACCGCACGGACTGGCTGGTGACGCGCATCCGCCTGGCCAGCACCCTGGCCGCCATCTCCACGGAGATCACCGGGGACGTCCCCGCGGGGCTGGCCGGCCTCGACGACGTGCGCCTGCTGATCGACGCGGTCACCGATCCCGTGCTCAAGGCCGAGCTCAGCGCGTCGCTGAACCACAACTACGCCATGAAGCTCATGACCGTGGGCCGGAACGAAGACAGCATCGGGTACTTCGAAGAGTCGCTCGAACACCACGAGTACCGGCTGGCGCACGGCACGAACCCCGCGGCCCGCATGGGCGCGTTCGTGCAGACGCTCTCGGCGCGCGGCTGGTCGCACGCGAAGCTCGGCAACGTCCGCGAGGCGCATGGCGACCTGACCCGGGCGCTCGAGCTCGCCGAGAAGCACGAGCTGCGGGTGGAAGCGGCCGACGTGCGCCGCAGCCTCGGCGTGCTCGCGCACCGCACCGGCGACCTGCCCGAGGCTCTGCGGCTGTACCAGATCGGGGAGCGCACCTACCAGGCCCTCGGCCTCGAAGTCCCGCTCCAGCTCCGGCTCGAGCAGGCGCAGGCGCTGATGGCGGCCGGGCTGGCGGACGAGGCCGGCGGCCACCTCGACGACGCCCTCGCGATGATGAACGAGCAGCACAACGTCACCCGCAAGCGCGCGAACGCCGAGCTGCACCGCGCGTCCGCCGCCCTCATGAACGACGAGCTCGTGCTGGCGCGGGGCATGGCCGCGTCGGCCCGGCGCGGGATGCTCAAGGTCGGCTGCCGCACCTGCGTCGCCAACGCGACCTTGATCGGGCTGCAGGCCGACGTGCGGGAAACGCTGCGTTCCGGGGCGATCCCGGCCGCGCTGCCGACCCGCGCCCTGCGGATCGCGGCGAAGATGCCCGCGCCGCTGCTGACCGAGCAGGCCGCCACCGCGCGGATGCTCGCCGTGCGGCTGGACATCCGGCGGGGGAACCTCCGGCGGGCCGTCGAGACCCTGCGGACGGTGCCGCGGCCCGGGCAGCTCACCCCGATCGACTACCGGATGCTGCGCCGCCTCTGCCGGGCCGAGCTCGCCGTCGCGCAGGGGCGGCAGGCGAAAGCGCTCACCGAAATCCGGTCCGGGCTCACCGAGCTCGACGCCGTGCGCGACCGGATGGGCGGGCTCGACCTCGTGTCCGGGACCGCGCTCCACGGCCAGGAGCTGGCCGACCTCGCCGTGAAGCTCGTGCTCGAACGCAACGACGCGCGGCGGCTGTTCGTCTGGCTCGAACGCACGCGCGCGCAGACCTACCGGTACGAGCCGCTCTCGGCCGGCACCGATCCCGAGCTGGCCGCGAGCGTGGCCGAGGTGCGCGGGCTCGGGCAGGCCATCCAGGAGGCCCAGCACGACGGGCACCCGATCGCCGGGCTGCGGGCCAAGTACAACGAACGGCTTCGCGAGGCCCAGCGGCTCGGCTGGCACACCGGGCGGTGGGGGCGGCCGCGGCCGGTGGCCGGGTTGCCCGAAGTCGTCGCGCGGCTCGGGGAACGAGCAATGATCAGCTTCGCCGCCTCCGGGGACGAGCTGGTCGCCGTCGTCGTGGCCGGGGGCGAGTGCCGGCTCGTGCGGCTCGGGTCGGCCGGGGCCGCCGCGGAGTCCGCGCGGGTGCTCAACGTCGACCTCGACGCGCTCGCGCCGGACAACCTGCCCGAGCGGCTGGCCGAGGTCGTCATGGCGTCCGCGCGCAAGCAGGCCGACAAGCTCGACGCGCAGCTCATCCAGCCCCTCGCCGAGCTGTTCGGCGAGCGGGACCTGGTGATCGTCCCGACCGGGCCGCTCTACGCCGTGCCGTGGGGCGTGCTGCCGGGGCTGCGGGGACGGCCGACCGTCGTCGCGCCCTCGGCGACCGCCTGGCTCGCCGCCGAGCTCACCAAGCTGACCCGGGCGCGGCGGATCGTGCTCGTCCGCGGGCCCGGGCTGGCCGGGGCGCGCGGTGAGCTCGAGAAGCTGACCACGCACTACCGCACCGCGACGACCATGACCGGCGCCAAGGCCACCGTGAAGTCCGTGCTGCGCGCGATGGACGGCGCGAAGCTCGCGCACTTCGCCGCGCACGGGGCGCACGAGCCGGAGAACGCGCTCTTCTCCCGGCTCGAACTCGCCGACGGTGCCCTCTTCGGGCACGAGATGGCCGGGTTGCGGCAGCCGCCGCGGCAGGTCGTCTTCGCCGCGTGCGAGCTGGCGCTGAACCGGATCCGGCCCGGCGACGAAGCCCTCGGCTTCGCCAGCGCGCTGCTGGCCAGCGGCTCGCGGACGGTGATCGCGCCGCTGTCCCGCGTCGGCGACCTGGCCTCGGCGGCCGCGATGGACGACTACTACCGGGCGCTGGCCGAGCGCGAGAGCCCGGCGCTGGCGCTGGCCGACGCGATCGCCGTGGACCCGTTCCGCCGCCCGTTCGTCTGCCTCGGCGCGGGCTGA
- a CDS encoding VOC family protein, which yields MKLTSTVLGAPEPRALAGFYSKLLGWPIRTDEPEWVTLRPDDGGAGLSFQLETGHVPPTWPPADGAQQMQLHLDIEVDDLAAATAAAVAAGAVVADFQPQDDVRVCFDPAGHPFCLWTR from the coding sequence ATGAAACTGACCTCCACCGTGCTCGGCGCGCCGGAGCCCCGCGCGCTCGCCGGGTTCTACTCGAAACTGCTCGGCTGGCCGATCCGCACCGACGAGCCGGAGTGGGTGACGCTGCGCCCGGACGACGGCGGCGCGGGTCTCTCGTTCCAGCTCGAAACCGGCCACGTCCCGCCCACCTGGCCGCCCGCCGACGGCGCCCAGCAGATGCAGCTGCACCTCGACATCGAAGTCGACGACCTCGCGGCGGCGACGGCCGCCGCGGTCGCCGCCGGCGCCGTCGTCGCGGACTTCCAGCCGCAGGACGACGTGCGCGTCTGCTTCGACCCCGCCGGGCACCCGTTCTGCCTCTGGACGAGGTGA
- a CDS encoding SDR family oxidoreductase: MELTGRVVALTGAAHGIGAAMARRFAAEGAAGVVVSDVDETGAARVAAEITAAGGRAVAVAADATSKKDLKALVATARTEFGPVDLFCANAGAAFGTGVHASDEQWQKSWELNVLQHVHAAQAVLPAMLARGEGYLLLTASAAGLLGTPGDAPYSVTKHAAVGLAEWLAITYRPRGVRVSALCPLGVRTALLEPGIAAGHPAALAIAAAAPLLEPEDVAEAVVHGLGKEEFLILPHESVRESFARKAGAVDAWIDEMAVGG, from the coding sequence GTGGAACTGACTGGACGGGTCGTCGCGCTGACCGGCGCGGCACACGGGATCGGGGCCGCCATGGCCCGCCGCTTCGCCGCCGAGGGGGCGGCGGGCGTGGTGGTGTCCGACGTCGACGAGACCGGCGCGGCCCGGGTGGCGGCCGAGATCACCGCCGCGGGCGGCCGGGCCGTCGCGGTGGCCGCCGACGCGACGTCCAAAAAGGACCTGAAGGCGCTGGTCGCTACCGCGCGAACCGAGTTCGGGCCGGTGGACCTGTTCTGCGCCAACGCCGGCGCGGCGTTCGGCACCGGCGTCCACGCGTCCGACGAGCAGTGGCAGAAGTCCTGGGAGCTCAACGTGCTGCAGCACGTCCACGCCGCCCAGGCCGTGCTGCCGGCGATGCTCGCGCGCGGCGAAGGGTACCTGCTGCTCACCGCGTCGGCCGCCGGGCTGCTCGGCACCCCGGGCGACGCGCCGTACTCGGTCACCAAGCACGCGGCCGTCGGCCTCGCCGAGTGGCTCGCGATCACCTACCGGCCCCGCGGGGTCCGGGTCAGCGCGCTGTGCCCGCTCGGCGTCCGGACGGCGCTGCTCGAACCCGGGATCGCCGCCGGCCACCCGGCCGCGCTGGCCATCGCGGCGGCGGCGCCGCTGCTCGAACCCGAGGACGTCGCCGAGGCGGTCGTGCACGGGCTCGGCAAGGAGGAGTTCCTGATCCTGCCGCACGAATCCGTGCGGGAATCGTTCGCGCGCAAGGCGGGCGCGGTCGACGCGTGGATCGACGAGATGGCCGTGGGAGGCTGA